From Microbacterium croceum, a single genomic window includes:
- a CDS encoding polysaccharide biosynthesis protein, with protein sequence MAVSVEQKRRRLAAAIVDSAAWVVGIVIAVVVRFEFDARVSGWMSMIVLAVVAAACQIVIGYFLAFYRGRFTYGSFDEVRALGVAVTAQAAVLAVIVIILGPTIGLPRGTVIVAFPFVLLLMFGVRYSARLVIERSRKPREEAEPALIIGAGHVGDILLHNMTTDPASPLRPVGILDDDPSKKNLRLRGVPVIGRTTEIVAAAQDTGATTIVIAIGQADSTLLRRLTDDAEVAGLRVTITPTLARMMSGEQSPTDLRDISIEDLIGRHPVDTNVELIAGYITGRRVLVTGAGGSIGSELCRQLAKYGPSELIMLDRDETGLQMAQLATSGHGLLDSRDVVLSDIRDDDTLRDIFAERRPEVVFHAAALKHLPMLEQYPDEAWKTNVLGTLNVLNAAREVGVDTFVNISTDKAANPTSVLGHSKRVAEKLTAWAGEETGMRYLSVRFGNVIGSRGSMLPTFQTLIEAGGPITVTHPDVTRYFMTIPEACQLVIQAGGIGRAGEVLILDMGEPVSILEVAKRMIAMSGKSIEIVFTGLRHGEKLHEVLVGSQENLERPFHPKVSHTRAESISPERLDKEGWDARMLSVPRNNDTAIIGAEELRAAAGKVSE encoded by the coding sequence GTGGCGGTCTCCGTCGAACAGAAGCGGCGGCGGCTCGCCGCGGCGATCGTCGACAGCGCCGCATGGGTCGTCGGGATCGTGATCGCCGTCGTGGTGCGATTCGAGTTCGATGCACGGGTCAGCGGGTGGATGTCGATGATCGTGTTGGCTGTCGTCGCGGCCGCCTGTCAGATCGTGATCGGCTACTTCCTCGCCTTCTATCGTGGGCGTTTCACCTACGGATCATTCGATGAGGTGCGTGCACTCGGAGTCGCAGTGACAGCGCAGGCGGCCGTCCTCGCCGTGATAGTCATCATTCTCGGCCCCACGATCGGCCTCCCTCGTGGCACGGTGATCGTCGCGTTCCCATTCGTCCTGCTCTTGATGTTCGGCGTGCGGTACAGCGCTCGTCTCGTCATCGAGCGCAGTCGCAAGCCGCGCGAGGAGGCGGAACCCGCGTTGATCATCGGTGCAGGCCACGTCGGCGACATCCTTCTTCACAACATGACCACCGATCCCGCGTCGCCACTGCGCCCGGTCGGAATCCTCGATGATGACCCGTCGAAGAAGAATCTGCGACTACGTGGCGTTCCCGTCATCGGTCGCACAACCGAGATCGTCGCTGCCGCGCAAGACACCGGTGCGACCACGATCGTCATCGCAATCGGGCAGGCGGACAGTACTCTGTTGCGTCGCCTCACCGATGACGCGGAGGTTGCGGGCCTGCGTGTCACGATCACTCCGACGCTGGCGAGGATGATGTCGGGAGAGCAGTCCCCGACCGATCTGCGCGACATCAGCATCGAAGACCTGATCGGCCGTCATCCCGTCGACACCAACGTGGAACTCATCGCCGGCTACATCACCGGACGCCGTGTGCTGGTGACCGGTGCCGGTGGCTCGATCGGCTCCGAGCTCTGTCGGCAACTCGCGAAGTACGGTCCGAGCGAGCTCATCATGCTCGATCGCGATGAGACCGGGTTGCAGATGGCGCAGCTCGCAACCTCCGGTCACGGTCTGCTCGACTCGAGAGATGTCGTGCTCTCCGATATCCGGGACGATGACACGCTGCGTGACATCTTCGCCGAACGACGTCCAGAGGTCGTGTTCCACGCGGCAGCGCTGAAGCACCTGCCGATGCTCGAGCAGTATCCGGATGAGGCATGGAAAACGAACGTCCTCGGCACCTTGAACGTGCTCAACGCCGCGCGCGAGGTGGGCGTGGACACCTTCGTCAACATCTCGACCGACAAGGCGGCCAATCCGACGAGCGTGCTCGGGCACTCCAAGCGCGTGGCGGAGAAGCTCACCGCCTGGGCCGGGGAAGAGACCGGCATGCGGTACCTCTCGGTGCGCTTCGGCAACGTGATCGGCAGCCGCGGTTCGATGCTGCCCACGTTCCAGACGCTGATCGAGGCGGGCGGGCCGATCACCGTGACGCATCCCGACGTGACCCGCTATTTCATGACCATCCCCGAAGCATGCCAGCTGGTCATCCAGGCCGGTGGCATCGGACGCGCAGGAGAAGTCCTGATCCTCGACATGGGTGAGCCCGTCTCGATCCTCGAAGTCGCCAAGCGCATGATCGCGATGTCGGGCAAGAGCATCGAGATCGTCTTCACCGGACTCCGCCATGGAGAGAAGCTCCACGAGGTGCTGGTGGGTTCTCAGGAGAACCTCGAGCGCCCGTTCCACCCGAAGGTCTCGCACACCCGTGCCGAATCCATCTCGCCAGAGCGTCTCGACAAGGAGGGGTGGGACGCGCGGATGCTATCCGTTCCGCGCAACAACGACACGGCCATCATTGGCGCGGAGGAACTCCGCGCCGCAGCCGGAAAGGTCTCCGAGTGA
- a CDS encoding NAD-dependent epimerase/dehydratase family protein has translation MVDEPNQRSAHVRTTLRGGGVAILPAFVIGGVVFVFVFREAIVPVAVIVGAAVVAGVLGLVEDVRGVSVPVRAVLQFVIGLGVALPLVIVTGNSWAWAGVAAFFVMGYINVANFMDGVNGISGMHGVLAGVMYAVAAILSGLDWAAAIALLMAGAYLAFLPWNLRSPGLFLGDVGSYLLGAGVAALGVCLTLYGVSPLLTLAPVAIYLADTGATLVRRAVRGEPVLRPHRTHVYQRLLDTGMGHVASAALVSLFTVGAFVIALLPQLFGIAPWASLLGMAMLCAVYLVLPRLRGSTLAPVPSLVLDPFPAPVVSTTPADFSPRRWAVLGATGFVGSAVADRLEAEGCDVLRVSSPRVALSSDLASPHAIAALAGENDAVSVLADQLNGIDVVINAAGMASPDAPASDALYGANTLLPAVIRRASSHAGVQRVVHISSAAVQGRRAVLDETTDAAPFSPYSRSKALGERAFLASADDVQAVIVRATSVQGAGRGTTRSFRQIAASSLASVAGDGTQPTVVSSIEGLSDYVVHVGSTVAGIRPIMLQPWEGCSAEEVLRAAGGKAPVKLPRWVCGTALALARGVGRVVPEIAGAGRRLELMWLGQAQIHVPDAYRPVPKSHLIAILQGDSQGQG, from the coding sequence GTGGTCGATGAGCCGAATCAGCGATCCGCTCACGTGCGAACCACGTTGAGAGGTGGCGGGGTCGCGATTCTGCCTGCCTTCGTCATCGGGGGTGTCGTCTTCGTCTTCGTCTTCCGCGAGGCGATTGTTCCGGTTGCCGTGATCGTCGGTGCAGCGGTGGTTGCAGGGGTACTGGGGTTGGTGGAGGACGTGCGAGGCGTCTCAGTCCCCGTCCGCGCAGTCCTGCAATTCGTGATCGGACTCGGCGTCGCCCTGCCACTCGTCATCGTGACGGGGAACAGCTGGGCGTGGGCTGGCGTCGCCGCTTTCTTTGTCATGGGCTACATCAACGTGGCGAACTTCATGGACGGCGTCAACGGCATCTCTGGCATGCACGGAGTGCTCGCCGGTGTCATGTATGCGGTCGCGGCGATACTCAGCGGACTCGACTGGGCAGCTGCGATCGCGTTGCTGATGGCCGGGGCGTATCTCGCCTTCCTCCCATGGAACCTCCGCAGCCCGGGTCTCTTCCTCGGCGACGTGGGAAGCTACCTCCTCGGAGCGGGTGTCGCCGCGCTCGGAGTGTGCCTGACTCTCTACGGAGTCTCTCCGTTGCTGACGCTCGCGCCGGTCGCGATCTACTTGGCGGACACCGGAGCCACCCTGGTGCGCCGGGCCGTCCGTGGTGAGCCGGTGTTGCGCCCGCATCGGACGCACGTCTATCAACGCTTGCTGGATACAGGCATGGGACACGTCGCGTCGGCCGCCCTCGTCTCGCTTTTCACCGTCGGCGCCTTCGTGATTGCTCTTCTCCCACAGCTGTTTGGAATCGCTCCGTGGGCGTCCTTGCTGGGTATGGCCATGCTCTGCGCCGTCTACCTCGTGCTGCCGCGGTTGCGCGGCAGCACGCTCGCGCCAGTGCCCTCGTTGGTGCTGGATCCGTTTCCCGCGCCGGTGGTATCGACGACACCCGCCGACTTCTCACCGAGGCGGTGGGCTGTTCTCGGTGCCACCGGCTTCGTCGGAAGTGCTGTCGCCGACCGGCTTGAAGCTGAGGGATGCGACGTCCTGCGTGTTTCCAGCCCGCGGGTGGCGCTGTCGTCAGATCTGGCATCGCCCCATGCGATCGCGGCACTGGCGGGCGAGAACGATGCGGTGTCCGTCCTTGCCGACCAGTTGAACGGCATCGACGTCGTGATCAACGCAGCGGGAATGGCGAGCCCGGACGCCCCCGCCAGCGATGCGCTCTACGGCGCGAATACTCTGCTTCCGGCCGTGATCAGACGCGCCTCTTCCCACGCAGGCGTGCAGCGTGTGGTGCACATCAGTTCAGCTGCTGTGCAGGGGCGTCGAGCTGTGCTCGACGAGACTACTGACGCGGCACCGTTCTCTCCGTACTCACGGTCCAAGGCGCTCGGTGAACGTGCGTTCCTGGCGTCAGCGGATGATGTTCAAGCCGTCATAGTCAGAGCGACGAGCGTGCAAGGGGCAGGACGCGGAACGACTCGCAGCTTCCGACAGATCGCCGCGTCTTCGCTCGCAAGTGTGGCAGGAGATGGAACACAGCCGACGGTCGTGAGCAGTATCGAAGGGCTTTCCGACTACGTTGTGCACGTGGGCTCCACCGTGGCGGGCATCAGGCCCATCATGCTCCAGCCCTGGGAAGGATGCTCCGCCGAGGAAGTACTCCGAGCGGCCGGTGGCAAGGCGCCGGTGAAGTTGCCCAGGTGGGTGTGCGGGACCGCGCTCGCCCTCGCACGTGGGGTGGGGCGCGTCGTCCCCGAGATCGCCGGGGCTGGACGCAGACTGGAATTGATGTGGCTCGGACAAGCGCAGATTCATGTGCCGGACGCGTATCGTCCCGTTCCGAAATCGCACCTCATCGCGATCCTCCAGGGCGACAGTCAGGGGCAAGGATGA
- a CDS encoding glycosyltransferase family 4 protein, producing the protein MLNYASFAASAAISGGAALRNADAVWVYNSPVTVSLPLLMHTRGGGVPYFLHVQDLWPDSLIASGMVPNGWVGDRAAAMISRLVKLTERKATTVGVISPGVRALILERHPQLDPAKIVYAPNPTNEQHFRPVDEIRHELGIDISSDQTIDFMYAGAIGDVQGLDTVLDAAALLRDVPAIRLTVYGDGISRERLERRAADEHLDNVRFMGRVDQDEIPHLIARSHIQLVSLASSPFLRFTTPSKIPSLLASGVPIIGHIGGDGADLIRAAGAGLVVDPGDAAALAGAMVRMAESGREQWHAFGESGRRYYSSHLSVASTTRIILDSLGAPEPPIQD; encoded by the coding sequence GTGCTCAACTACGCGTCCTTCGCCGCGTCAGCAGCGATCTCCGGGGGAGCTGCGCTGAGGAACGCCGATGCGGTGTGGGTGTACAACTCTCCGGTGACGGTCAGTTTGCCGCTGCTCATGCACACCCGGGGTGGAGGAGTCCCCTACTTCCTGCATGTGCAGGACCTCTGGCCGGATTCTCTGATCGCCAGCGGCATGGTCCCGAACGGTTGGGTCGGTGACCGCGCGGCAGCGATGATCAGTCGTCTCGTCAAGCTCACCGAGCGGAAGGCGACGACGGTGGGAGTGATTTCTCCCGGTGTGAGAGCCCTCATTCTGGAGCGGCACCCGCAGTTGGATCCTGCGAAGATCGTCTACGCCCCGAACCCGACGAATGAGCAGCATTTTCGACCGGTCGACGAGATCCGGCACGAGCTCGGAATCGACATATCCTCCGATCAGACGATCGACTTCATGTATGCCGGAGCCATCGGGGACGTGCAGGGACTCGACACGGTTCTGGATGCAGCCGCGCTGCTGCGTGACGTTCCGGCCATCAGGCTGACCGTATACGGGGATGGGATCAGTCGAGAGCGCCTGGAGCGGCGTGCGGCGGACGAGCACCTGGACAACGTGCGATTCATGGGGCGAGTCGATCAGGATGAGATCCCGCACTTGATCGCCCGGTCCCACATCCAGCTCGTGAGCCTTGCTTCGAGCCCGTTCCTCCGGTTCACGACTCCGAGCAAGATCCCGAGTCTGTTGGCGTCGGGAGTGCCGATCATCGGGCACATCGGCGGAGATGGTGCGGATCTGATCCGGGCGGCGGGCGCGGGGCTGGTCGTAGACCCGGGAGACGCTGCCGCACTGGCCGGCGCGATGGTGAGGATGGCCGAGAGCGGGCGGGAGCAGTGGCATGCTTTTGGAGAGAGCGGTCGACGGTACTATTCCTCGCATCTTTCGGTCGCCTCGACGACGAGAATCATCCTCGACTCTCTGGGGGCTCCGGAGCCGCCCATTCAGGACTGA
- a CDS encoding NeuD/PglB/VioB family sugar acetyltransferase, protein MVVVGGGGFGRETLDVLDALIAAGEPLETLGVLDASPRGDDLAQLAARGVAYLGTDAEWLSGAAKDVRFVVAIGDPAIRRRVAEKFADAGLRAATLIHPKATIGSQARIGRGVVVAAGVQVSTNVTLGAHVHLNPASVIGHDAVLSDFVSVNPGAIVSGHVRVEAGVLLGAGSVVLQGLAVGEGATVGASACVTKDVSPHQVVVGVPAREIARAETT, encoded by the coding sequence GTGGTCGTCGTCGGAGGAGGAGGGTTCGGGCGTGAGACGCTCGATGTGCTCGACGCGCTCATCGCTGCAGGCGAGCCGCTGGAGACACTGGGGGTGCTCGATGCCTCTCCCAGAGGCGATGATCTCGCTCAGCTCGCGGCGCGAGGAGTTGCCTACCTCGGCACCGACGCGGAATGGCTTTCCGGGGCGGCAAAGGATGTGCGCTTCGTCGTTGCCATCGGCGATCCGGCCATCAGACGGAGAGTCGCGGAGAAGTTCGCCGACGCTGGATTGAGGGCGGCGACCCTGATCCACCCCAAAGCCACCATCGGATCGCAGGCGCGGATCGGACGAGGCGTCGTCGTCGCAGCCGGAGTGCAGGTCTCGACGAACGTCACGCTGGGGGCGCATGTGCATTTGAATCCTGCGAGCGTCATCGGACACGATGCAGTGCTGTCGGACTTCGTGTCGGTGAACCCCGGAGCGATCGTGTCGGGACATGTCAGGGTTGAGGCCGGAGTTCTCCTCGGGGCGGGTTCCGTAGTGTTGCAGGGGCTGGCAGTCGGTGAGGGGGCGACAGTAGGGGCGTCGGCCTGTGTCACGAAGGATGTCTCACCCCACCAGGTCGTGGTGGGAGTCCCTGCGCGGGAGATCGCCCGAGCGGAGACAACATGA
- a CDS encoding polysaccharide biosynthesis protein, whose product MSESYDGARVLVTGGTGSFGHTVARKLLARDVSEIRIFSRDEAKQDLMRHEINDSRLRFYVGDVRDYDSVDRATRDVDFVFHAAALKQVPSCEFFPMEAVRTNVHGSENVVRAADRNGVRSVVALSTDKAVYPVNAMGMSKALMEKVAQSHGLNNPNTDTTVSCVRYGNVMYSRGSVIPLFIRQIKAGNNITVTNPEMTRFMMSLAHSVDLVEFAFRNAQQGDLFVRKAKATSIGILAQAVLNLFRSEATVEVIGTRHAEKLSEALATREELSRARDMGDYFRVQADNRDLNYSVYFEEGDVAQSRFEDYDSHTVQQMSVGEVEELLLTLPEVRAELRQAGIPETSATNS is encoded by the coding sequence ATGAGCGAGTCATACGACGGCGCGCGCGTGCTGGTGACCGGCGGAACCGGATCGTTCGGCCACACGGTTGCCCGGAAGCTGCTGGCACGCGATGTCTCCGAGATCCGGATCTTCAGTCGCGACGAGGCGAAGCAGGATCTCATGCGCCACGAGATCAACGACTCGCGGCTGCGGTTCTACGTCGGCGACGTCCGCGACTACGACAGCGTGGACCGCGCGACCCGCGACGTCGACTTCGTCTTCCACGCTGCGGCGCTCAAGCAGGTGCCTTCATGCGAGTTCTTCCCGATGGAAGCCGTGCGCACCAACGTACACGGCAGCGAGAACGTGGTGCGGGCGGCCGATCGCAACGGCGTCAGGTCCGTTGTCGCGCTCAGCACGGACAAGGCTGTGTATCCCGTCAACGCCATGGGCATGTCGAAGGCCCTGATGGAGAAGGTCGCGCAGTCGCACGGGCTCAACAACCCGAACACCGACACCACCGTCTCGTGTGTCCGCTACGGAAACGTCATGTACTCGCGGGGCTCCGTCATCCCGCTGTTCATCCGTCAGATCAAGGCGGGGAACAACATCACGGTCACGAACCCCGAGATGACGAGGTTCATGATGTCGTTGGCTCACTCGGTCGATCTCGTCGAGTTCGCGTTCCGCAACGCTCAGCAGGGAGATCTCTTCGTGCGCAAGGCGAAGGCGACCTCGATCGGCATCCTCGCTCAGGCCGTGCTCAACCTCTTCCGCTCCGAGGCAACCGTCGAGGTGATCGGAACGCGTCATGCCGAGAAGCTCTCAGAGGCGCTCGCCACCCGTGAGGAGCTCTCGCGTGCTCGTGACATGGGCGACTACTTCCGCGTGCAGGCCGACAATCGCGACTTGAACTACAGCGTCTATTTCGAGGAGGGCGACGTCGCGCAGAGCCGCTTCGAGGACTACGACTCCCACACCGTGCAGCAGATGTCGGTGGGCGAAGTCGAGGAGCTGCTGCTCACACTCCCCGAGGTGCGTGCCGAACTGCGTCAGGCCGGAATCCCCGAGACTTCGGCGACGAACTCATGA
- a CDS encoding polysaccharide biosynthesis C-terminal domain-containing protein: MTRIAVTGAGGFLGWHLRSAVQQDETAVSAVSVGDGFDLHAATAAVDGSDRAIHLAGVNRAADEDVTAGNIGFAEQLASALRAAKTPPPAVVYANSTQSTNGSVYGEAKARAAEILASAASDVGAEFIDVLLPNLFGEHGRPFYNAVTATFSHLLASGEVPVVENDKELTLLHAQNAVDLLTGAAPSHRLGELARNETVTGLLARLQGYAELYGRGEIPDVADDFDRDLFNTYRSYTFPAQSPIDLTRNADARGSFFEIIRTHGGPGQSSFSTTVPGVTRGDHYHRRKIERFTVLQGRGRISLRRLYSDDVVSFEVSGDEPGAVDMPTMWAHNITNIGDDVLYTSFWTNDIFDPANPDTIAEAV, encoded by the coding sequence ATGACTCGTATCGCGGTCACCGGTGCCGGCGGCTTCCTCGGCTGGCACCTGCGCTCCGCGGTGCAGCAAGACGAAACTGCAGTCTCCGCCGTCTCGGTCGGTGACGGCTTCGATCTGCATGCGGCCACGGCTGCAGTCGACGGCAGCGACCGTGCGATTCACCTCGCCGGGGTGAACCGCGCCGCCGATGAGGACGTCACCGCGGGCAACATCGGCTTCGCCGAGCAGCTCGCGTCAGCGCTTCGCGCTGCGAAGACTCCACCGCCCGCCGTGGTGTACGCGAACTCGACGCAGTCGACCAACGGCTCGGTCTACGGCGAGGCGAAGGCACGCGCCGCCGAGATCCTGGCGTCCGCTGCATCCGATGTCGGAGCCGAGTTCATCGATGTGCTGCTGCCGAACCTGTTCGGGGAGCACGGGCGTCCGTTCTACAACGCGGTCACCGCGACCTTCAGCCACCTGCTCGCGTCCGGCGAGGTTCCCGTCGTCGAGAACGACAAGGAGCTCACCCTCCTTCATGCGCAGAACGCCGTCGACCTGCTCACCGGAGCTGCGCCGTCGCACCGGCTCGGCGAACTCGCGCGAAACGAGACCGTGACGGGCCTGCTCGCGCGGCTGCAGGGCTATGCGGAACTCTACGGCCGGGGCGAGATCCCCGACGTGGCCGACGACTTCGATCGGGACCTGTTCAACACCTACCGCTCGTACACGTTCCCGGCGCAGTCGCCGATCGACCTCACAAGGAACGCGGATGCGCGCGGATCATTCTTCGAGATCATCCGAACGCACGGTGGGCCAGGGCAGTCGTCGTTCTCCACGACCGTTCCCGGTGTGACTCGTGGCGATCATTACCATCGTCGCAAGATCGAGCGCTTCACGGTGCTGCAGGGCCGAGGCCGCATCTCGTTGCGCCGCCTGTACTCTGATGATGTCGTCTCCTTCGAGGTGTCGGGCGATGAGCCCGGTGCTGTCGACATGCCGACGATGTGGGCGCACAACATCACCAACATCGGCGATGACGTGCTCTACACGTCGTTCTGGACCAATGACATCTTCGACCCCGCAAACCCCGACACGATTGCCGAGGCAGTGTGA
- the wecB gene encoding non-hydrolyzing UDP-N-acetylglucosamine 2-epimerase: MADKLKVMTVVGTRPEIIRLSATIKLLDEHTEQVLVHTGQNYDYELNEVFFEDLGLRRPDHFLNADVSSLGAALGSILAKTEEVLRAERPDAFLVLGDTNSCISAVIAKRMKVPVFHMEAGNRSFDENVPEETNRRLVDHVADYNLVYTEHARRNLLAEGLHPSKILLTGSPMREVLEQNREQIDASDAIAKAGLTAGEYFLVSLHREENVDNPERLRSAITALQELRAEYGLPVLVSTHPRTRKRIEALDDVSALEGITFHPPFGFHDYIKLQQESKLVLSDSGTISEESSLLGFPAVTLRDFIERPESVDTGAIITAGIEPARVLAAVRVVLAQKRNAHTPEDYQIDDAAQRVVNFIHGTVPSHRRRLGLLGPDA; encoded by the coding sequence ATGGCCGACAAGCTCAAGGTGATGACGGTCGTCGGAACACGGCCGGAGATCATTCGTCTGTCCGCGACGATCAAGCTCCTCGACGAGCACACCGAACAGGTGCTGGTGCATACGGGGCAGAACTACGATTACGAGCTCAACGAGGTGTTCTTCGAAGATCTCGGACTGCGCCGTCCCGATCACTTCCTCAATGCCGATGTCTCGTCGCTGGGCGCTGCGTTGGGGTCCATTCTTGCCAAGACCGAAGAAGTACTCCGCGCCGAGCGGCCCGACGCGTTCCTCGTACTGGGTGACACCAATAGCTGCATCTCAGCGGTCATCGCGAAACGCATGAAGGTTCCGGTCTTCCATATGGAGGCCGGAAACCGTTCGTTCGATGAGAACGTGCCGGAGGAGACGAACCGTCGTCTGGTCGATCATGTCGCGGACTACAACCTCGTCTACACAGAGCATGCCCGCCGGAACCTCCTCGCTGAGGGGCTTCACCCGTCCAAGATCCTGCTCACAGGGTCGCCGATGCGCGAGGTGCTCGAGCAGAATCGCGAGCAGATTGATGCCAGTGACGCTATCGCGAAGGCCGGTCTGACGGCAGGGGAGTACTTCCTCGTGAGCCTGCATCGCGAGGAGAACGTCGACAATCCGGAGAGGCTGCGTTCGGCGATCACTGCGCTCCAGGAGCTCCGCGCCGAATACGGACTGCCGGTCCTGGTGTCGACGCACCCGCGCACGCGCAAGCGCATCGAAGCGCTCGATGACGTTTCAGCACTCGAGGGCATTACTTTCCATCCGCCCTTCGGGTTTCATGACTACATCAAGTTGCAGCAGGAGTCGAAGCTCGTGTTGTCGGACAGCGGCACCATCAGCGAGGAGTCGAGTCTTCTCGGTTTTCCGGCCGTGACGCTACGCGATTTCATCGAACGCCCTGAGTCAGTCGATACGGGCGCGATCATCACCGCCGGTATCGAGCCAGCGCGCGTGCTCGCGGCCGTCAGGGTCGTGCTCGCGCAGAAGCGCAATGCGCACACGCCGGAGGACTATCAGATTGATGACGCCGCGCAGAGAGTCGTGAACTTCATACACGGTACGGTGCCTTCGCATCGTCGGCGACTCGGGCTGCTCGGTCCGGACGCCTGA
- a CDS encoding DegT/DnrJ/EryC1/StrS family aminotransferase, which yields MIPVSEPDLGPLEREYLLDAFDSGWISSRGHYVVRAEKQLEFLTGASYASVCSNGTTALHLALLAGGISRGDEVIIPSLTYVATINAVYYVDAVPVIVDVLDSTWCIDPAAVEAAITPRTTAILAVDLYGQTANYIALRQIADRHGLLLIADAAESLGASLNGTPAGALADISTFSFFGNKVVTSGEGGAVTTERADFHARIQQLRNQGNHATQRYFHEVVGFNYRMTNVAAAILTAQLERAEELIAHRRRVVDDYVRLLGPDTRLRAQQVSMGAVPTPWMFSVRIAGASSIERDGIIDALATQGIESRPVFPLIQDMPFVPVNQRTSTPVAEQISREGISLPTYPRLTSDDIATVCTAVRGALPPTSPVG from the coding sequence ATGATCCCCGTATCAGAGCCCGACCTCGGGCCGCTCGAGCGCGAGTACCTTCTCGATGCCTTCGACAGCGGATGGATCTCCTCGCGCGGACACTACGTGGTACGCGCCGAAAAGCAGCTGGAGTTCCTGACCGGCGCTTCCTATGCCTCCGTCTGCAGCAACGGGACGACAGCTTTACATCTCGCGCTCCTCGCCGGCGGCATATCCCGCGGCGACGAAGTCATCATTCCGAGCCTGACCTACGTCGCGACCATCAACGCGGTCTACTACGTGGATGCGGTACCTGTGATCGTCGATGTCCTCGACAGCACGTGGTGCATCGACCCGGCCGCGGTCGAAGCGGCAATCACCCCCCGAACGACCGCGATCCTCGCGGTCGACCTCTATGGACAGACCGCGAACTACATCGCGCTCCGGCAGATCGCAGATCGACATGGGCTTCTCCTCATCGCCGACGCTGCCGAGTCACTCGGCGCCAGCCTGAACGGAACACCAGCCGGAGCACTTGCTGACATCAGCACCTTCTCCTTCTTCGGGAACAAAGTGGTCACGAGCGGCGAAGGTGGCGCAGTCACCACGGAGCGGGCGGACTTCCACGCGCGTATTCAGCAGCTACGCAATCAGGGCAATCATGCGACGCAGCGCTACTTTCACGAAGTAGTCGGTTTCAACTACCGAATGACCAACGTCGCTGCGGCGATCCTCACTGCTCAGCTTGAGCGTGCGGAAGAACTGATCGCTCATCGTCGACGGGTCGTCGACGATTACGTGCGGCTTCTCGGACCAGACACCAGGCTACGAGCCCAGCAGGTCTCGATGGGCGCTGTCCCTACGCCGTGGATGTTCTCCGTGCGCATCGCTGGCGCATCGAGCATCGAGCGCGATGGGATCATCGACGCACTGGCGACCCAAGGGATCGAGTCCCGACCTGTCTTCCCCCTCATCCAAGACATGCCCTTCGTGCCCGTGAATCAACGCACGTCCACCCCGGTAGCGGAGCAGATCTCGAGAGAGGGAATCAGCCTGCCGACGTACCCGCGGCTCACCTCGGACGACATCGCGACGGTGTGCACAGCTGTCAGAGGTGCGTTGCCTCCGACCTCGCCCGTCGGATAG